Part of the Tolypothrix sp. PCC 7910 genome, TCCTTGAGCGCAGGTAGCTAACACTCTCGTTTATCACTCATTAACACTTAAAGGTCAGGAGTTCAGGTCTTGGACTCTTGACTAAATTCTGTTGTGAGTACTAAGTGCTGATTTCTGAGCATGAACCAGCAATGTTGAGTTTTGGCAAGAGCTTGGCAATCTTTCGTAACATTACTTTCAGATTGTAGAAAATGACGTAAATCTGAAAAGGAATGTTACAAAGTATTAAGAGCAGTCATAAATGCTCAACAGAATGCCGGAGAATGTTTTGCGGAAGGTAACTGATGTTTTAAATACTTGTGTGGTTGTATTAACTCAAGTAGTTCGTTATCCATAGCTGAGACATTTTGTCAAGTGCTATGTTTGAAGTAAAAACGAAAAAACACAGATACCGTTACCCAAATTGAAAGTCGCACCAGTTTTAATTTAAATTCTGGTTTAAATCGTAGTTGGAGGAATCCATTAATGAGTATCGTCACGAAGTCCATCGTGAATGCTGATGCAGAAGCCCGCTACCTCAGCCCTGGCGAACTAGATCGGATCAAGAGCTTTGTTAGCGGCGGTGAGCGCCGTCTGCGGATTGCTCAAATTTTGACCGAAAACCGCGAGCGTCTAGTTAAGCAAGCTGGCGAACAAGTTTTCCAAAAGCGTCCTGATGTTGTATCTCCTGGTGGTAACGCTTACGGTCAAGAATTGACTGCTACCTGCTTACGCGACTTAGACTACTACTTGCGTCTAGTTACCTACGGAATCGTATCTGGCGACGTTACCCCCATCGAAGAAATCGGTGTAATCGGTGCTCGTGAAATGTACAAATCCTTGGGTACTCCTATTGAAGGTATTACCGAAGGTATCCGTGCCCTGAAGAATGGTGCTTCTTCCTTGCTGTCTGGTGAAGACGCATCTGAAGCTGGTTCTTACTTCGACTACGTAGTTGGTGCCCTCTCCTAGGTTAAAGCTGTTTCGTCGCTTAAACCGAAGTATTGCAATACGGTTGGAAAAAAGGAATTAACAATATGGCTCAAGACGCAATTACCTCTGTCATCAACTCCGCAGACGTTCAAGGTAAGTATCTAGACTCTGCTGCTTTAGAAAAGCTCAAAGGCTACTTTGGAACTGGCGAACTGCGTGTACGTGCTGCTAGCACCATCAGCGCAAACGCTGCTGCGATCGTTAAAGAAGCTGTAGCAAAATCTTTGTTGTACTCTGACGTTACCCGTCCCGGTGGTAACATGTACACCACCCGTCGCTACGCTGCTTGTATCCGCGACTTAGACTACTACCTCCGCTACGCTACCTACGCTATGTTAGCTGGCGATCCTTCCATCCTAGATGAGCGCGTACTCAACGGTTTGAAAGAAACCTACAACTCCTTGGGTGTACCCATCAGCTCCACCGTACAAGCTATTCAAGCTATCAAAGAAGTAACCGCTAGCTTGGTAGGTTCTGACGCTGGTAAAGAAATGGGCGTTTACCTAGACTACATCTCCTCTGGCTTAAGCTAAGAGTTAGTTTGCACTTAATAAATAGTTTAGGTGCGGCTTAATTAAAGTCTGGAAATCAATCGTGAGTGCTAGAGCGTTCTATCGCTTACCTCAGTTGAAATAATCAATTAAGATGAGTGTTAGCGGTCTAGTATTGATGCTTGATTTCCAGCCTTTGCAGTGATTAATTAAAGAATTGCCTTAAAAAAACATTCCCCTTTTTTTGAAATAAAAAAGTTTTCACAATTAATACAGGAGAATCTAGAATGGCCCGGTTGTTTAAAGTTACTGCTTGTGTACCCAGTCAAACCCGGATTCGCACCCAACGCGAACTACAAAATACCTACTTCACCAAATTAGTTCCCTTTGAGAACTGGTTCCGCGAACAGCAACGCATCATGAAAATGGGTGGGAAAATTGTTAAGGTTGAACTGGCAACTGGTAAGCAAGGTACTAATACTGGGTTGCTGTAATTACTATATACCTAACATTATTGTAGGGAGTTAAAAGAGGTCGGTATTGGCCTCTTTTTTGTTATTGGGTAATTGGTAATTGGTAATTGGTAATGGGAATGTATACCTTGTTCCTAATCTCCAGTCCCCAAGAGTTATTTAATTTTGAATTTTGAATTCGGAGCAAAGCGACGTGGCACGTCTGCTTTTAATTACAGAAAGATTTGCGCCTGATTTGGGTGGTTTGGCGAGGAGTGCAACGCGGTTGGTGGGGACGCTGTTGCAACTGGGTATAGAAATTGATGTTGTGACTTGGAGTCGTTATTTACAGCCAGGTGAGGTTTTACCACCGGAAACTAAAGATGCAAATATTCGTGTTTATCGTATCGGGTTATATCGTCATTGGGATATGACGATGCCTCATACTTTGAATGTTTTGGAATGGTTACATTCTGCTCATAGTTATGATGCTGTATGGGGTCATTATTTGTTTCCGAGTGGTTTTTTGGCTGCTTGGTTTGCTGGACTTGCGGGATTAGCAAGTACAGTTAGCGCCCGTGGTAATGATATTGACCGCGAAATGTTTCCGCCGGGAGATTTTGCCCGTTTGCAATGGACGCTACAACACGCCAAGGTGATTACGGCGGTAAGTGCGGATATGTCGCGCAAAATTCAGCTACTTAGTGGGCGGGATGATGTGTTGGTGTTGAAAAATGCGGTTGATACAGAAATATTTTCTCCGCCAGCAAAGAAGGTGGAAATTACCAGGGAAGAATTAGGAATTGCCCTAGATGAGGTGGTGTTGGGATTTTGTGGGGAATTGCGAGAAAAGAAAGGGCAGCAGTTTTTGCTGAATGCTTTAACAACAGTTCGCCAAGTGAGTTCTGCTTGCTTGCTAATTATTGGGGAAGTACGCCCTTCTCAAGAATCCGTGCTGCAATTGTACAAAACCCATCAGCCAGAAAATGCTCGAAGGATAATTGTCACAGGACATTTGCCAAATTCAGCTGTGGTGGCTGAATACCTGCAGCTGTGCGATGTTTACCTCCAGCCTTCATTGTGGGAAGGGATGCCAAATGCTTTGTTAGAGGCGATGGCTTGTGGTTGTTGCTGTATCGCTAGTGATGCGGGTGGGATACCGGAGGTGATTACACATGGTACAAATGGCTTTTTACTACCGCGATCGCATTTACATAAACTGGGTGAGGCGGTGTTAGAATTTTTGGCGATGACAACTGAGGAAAAAACTCAAATTAGCCAAGCTGCACGCGATCGCATTTTAACTGAATATTCCCTTGCTCAAGAAAAGTTGCAACTTCAAACTTTAATGGCGCGGTTGATTCCCAATTCTTTATAAGCATTAATTAAAGCTTCACCAGCAATTTGCCAAGTATAGTATTCCTCAATTCGCTGACGGGCATTAATCGCCAGTTGTGTTGCTAGTTCTGGGTGATTGTGCAAGCTGAACACAGCATCTTTAATCGACTTGGCAGAACCTGGCTTGACTAATAAAAAATGTACTCCGTCTTCGCCTAACTCCCTAACTACTGGCAAATCGCTAGCAATTACAGGTATTCCCGTCGCCATCCCTTCTAAAATTTTTAGCGGACAACAACCTTGGACTAAATTGCGATCGCTTGGCATCAGGGGTGCCAAAATTACATCACAGGTGTGGATATGTGCCACTAATTGAGTTTGTGGCATTGGTTCTAAAATAGTGAGTTTATCTGCTACTCCTAGCTTTAGCGCTAGCTGCTTTAAGGCTTTGATTTGATAATCTCTGGCTTGTCCAATAACTTTTAAATTAGCAGGAAAATCTCGGTTGATTAATGCTAATGCTTCAACAGCTTGGTTTACGCCTTGCCAAGGCGAAAGTGTCCCAAAATATATAATTTGTCGTTGGTCATTAGTCCTTTGTCCTTGGTCGTTTGTAAATATATTTAGATTTACGCCGTTGGGAATTACACGGATTTTCTCTCCAGAAATGCCGCGATTTTGTAAATAGGCGCTGGTGATATTGCTGGGGGTAACAATTAAATCGGCTGCTTCCAGACAAATTTGCTCTTGAGAGTGCAATTTATGCAGCAGTTCTCTATCTTCAGCTACCGCAGGATAGCGATATTTTAACTCGATGGAAGGTAAACCGTTAACTTCAAAAATTAGGCGATCGCAATATTTTTGTTTATGGCGGGCGATGGGAAAACCTTCGTAAATTGAACGTATTTGGATGACTTCAAATCGCTTTCCTTGCAACCATGCTTTGAGTAATTGCCGAAAATATAAAACTCTATGAATTAAAGTCTCGCCGATTGCTGGTAATGTTGTTTGTCTAACTTGCGGATAAATTTCCTGGTAATCTATACCTGTCGCTGTGGGAGAAACTGTTATTAACTGTACTTGCTCAAAAGCTGCTGCTAAAGCAATAGAAAAAGCTGTTATATGAATAGCTGCACCCTTAGGCGCAGGAACAGTATCAAAGGCAATATAAGCGATTTTTGATTCAGTCATTAATGTATATAAATTTCGTTGACAGCTAATTTTGTGTTTGTTATACTGACAGCCACATTGTATATTTTGTTAATAATTTACTGCTGAGTTTAAATTCATATATATTTATTTAGCAAAGTTAATAAAAATTGATAAAAGCATTTTAAATTGCATTGATGGAGTTTTAATAAAATGCCGATAGAATTTCTCAATTTTAGAAAAAATTTGATTTATTCTACAACAGCAAACCTTAGTAATATCATTGCTGATTTGGAAGAAATAGAAAACATAGATCATCTAGCGGAGTTGCAGCAAAGTAAATATGCTAAACGGGCACTCTATTATTTTTATGGGATAATTGGCTGTTTTGTACTAGGTTTTATTCTGTTGTTTGTAACTGCTAAGATACCAATTTTTGTTTTTGCCTTATTTGCGTTATTTTTAGCCGTAATTGTCTTGACAATTATGACTATTTATGAATTGGTTAAGAAATTTAAGCTAAGGAAATTAAATATTCTTAATTATCGCTATGAAGTAACCCAGCGAATTATCAAAATGCTAGCGCGAGATATGGATGCAGCTAGCGAATTGGAAATTAAACTATCTTTTAAACCTACAAAAAATAAGGAAAATTTAGCAGAAACCATACCTCATCCAACTAAGCGGGACTGGAAAATCGATAAATATCAAAATCAATGGTTGAGATTAAAAGGACAACTGTTAGATAAAACTCGTTTTTCATTAACTGCTACGGAAGGTTCTAAAAATCAATATGGTTGGAAACGTGGTAGAAGTGGCAAAAGTAAATATAAAACAAAAAGTAATAATGTGGGTTTAGATGTAGTTTTAACCTTAAACTATCCCCAACGCCGTTATGGGGCAATTAAAGTTTTACAAAATGAAGTTAGCAATGCGGTTAAATTGCCTAATCTATCTCATATGAGAAATGTCAAGCTGACAGATAAGGCTGTGCATTTGAGTGTGAGAATAGCTCCTCAAGTAGCAGATAACGAAGAGGAAATCTATCAAACTATAACAATGATGTTTCTTAGTCTTTATCAAGTATTAAATTTAGCAAAAGTACTTTCTAAATAATTAATATAATGAAATTAGCAATTTTTAGAAGTTTGATCACATTATTTTTAGTTACTACTATTATTAGCTGTGGTAGTGGTAACTCCCGAAGCGATGTAACTCATAATAGTAGTTCTCAGAATACACCAGTCGCTACTAATGTCGCTGCTAATCAGGGAAAAATTCAATTTAAAACTGAGGGTGGCTCGGAATTATTCGCCCTGAAGCCAGAAGCAGACGGAGCTAAATTAGTAGATGGAAAAAATCAGGAGTTAGCGAGAATCAAGGCTGATAAAGTAGGAAAAATCAAAATTAAGAATGGTAGTGAAAAAGTTTTGGGTTATGCAGTGACTGAGAAAGGTTACTGGAAGCTCAAAGACGCTAATCAAAGCCAAGATTTATATATTCTCAGACAGCAGAATAATGGGGATTATAAATTAGAAGATGCTGCCAAAAAAGAAATTTATCGTATTAAAGCACGCAAAGACGGTTTTGAAATAGAAACACCAGATAA contains:
- a CDS encoding phycobilisome linker polypeptide, whose product is MARLFKVTACVPSQTRIRTQRELQNTYFTKLVPFENWFREQQRIMKMGGKIVKVELATGKQGTNTGLL
- the apcB gene encoding allophycocyanin subunit beta, whose amino-acid sequence is MAQDAITSVINSADVQGKYLDSAALEKLKGYFGTGELRVRAASTISANAAAIVKEAVAKSLLYSDVTRPGGNMYTTRRYAACIRDLDYYLRYATYAMLAGDPSILDERVLNGLKETYNSLGVPISSTVQAIQAIKEVTASLVGSDAGKEMGVYLDYISSGLS
- a CDS encoding glycosyltransferase family 4 protein produces the protein MARLLLITERFAPDLGGLARSATRLVGTLLQLGIEIDVVTWSRYLQPGEVLPPETKDANIRVYRIGLYRHWDMTMPHTLNVLEWLHSAHSYDAVWGHYLFPSGFLAAWFAGLAGLASTVSARGNDIDREMFPPGDFARLQWTLQHAKVITAVSADMSRKIQLLSGRDDVLVLKNAVDTEIFSPPAKKVEITREELGIALDEVVLGFCGELREKKGQQFLLNALTTVRQVSSACLLIIGEVRPSQESVLQLYKTHQPENARRIIVTGHLPNSAVVAEYLQLCDVYLQPSLWEGMPNALLEAMACGCCCIASDAGGIPEVITHGTNGFLLPRSHLHKLGEAVLEFLAMTTEEKTQISQAARDRILTEYSLAQEKLQLQTLMARLIPNSL
- a CDS encoding glycosyltransferase family 4 protein, translating into MTESKIAYIAFDTVPAPKGAAIHITAFSIALAAAFEQVQLITVSPTATGIDYQEIYPQVRQTTLPAIGETLIHRVLYFRQLLKAWLQGKRFEVIQIRSIYEGFPIARHKQKYCDRLIFEVNGLPSIELKYRYPAVAEDRELLHKLHSQEQICLEAADLIVTPSNITSAYLQNRGISGEKIRVIPNGVNLNIFTNDQGQRTNDQRQIIYFGTLSPWQGVNQAVEALALINRDFPANLKVIGQARDYQIKALKQLALKLGVADKLTILEPMPQTQLVAHIHTCDVILAPLMPSDRNLVQGCCPLKILEGMATGIPVIASDLPVVRELGEDGVHFLLVKPGSAKSIKDAVFSLHNHPELATQLAINARQRIEEYYTWQIAGEALINAYKELGINRAIKV
- the apcA gene encoding allophycocyanin subunit alpha gives rise to the protein MSIVTKSIVNADAEARYLSPGELDRIKSFVSGGERRLRIAQILTENRERLVKQAGEQVFQKRPDVVSPGGNAYGQELTATCLRDLDYYLRLVTYGIVSGDVTPIEEIGVIGAREMYKSLGTPIEGITEGIRALKNGASSLLSGEDASEAGSYFDYVVGALS